From Vitis vinifera cultivar Pinot Noir 40024 chromosome 3, ASM3070453v1, the proteins below share one genomic window:
- the LOC100253819 gene encoding jasmonate-induced oxygenase 2 gives MGEVDPAFIQDTQHRPKLAVIEAEGIPLVGTCSTDEPNILKTNDVPTPLIDLSSANASNHVSQIADASKNWGFFQVINHGVPSESRRKIEDAARKFFALPLEEKRKVSRDEVNPLGYFDSELTKNVRDWKEVFDFVVSTPTVIPVSPDPDDKELKELTNQWPQYPPELREVCEEYAREMEKLAFKLLGLISLSLGLPENRFNLFFEESTNFIRLNHYPPCPIPHLALGVGRHKDGGALTILAQDDVGGLEVKRKTDGEWIRVKPTPDAYIINVGDIIQVWSNDTYESVEHRVMVNSERERFSIPVFFNPGQHVWVKPLEELTKGEKQNYRAYNWGKFFAARRRSNFKKLDVENLQISHFKVSE, from the exons ATGGGAGAGGTCGATCCAGCCTTCATCCAAGACACCCAACATAGGCCTAAGCTCGCTGTTATCGAAGCTGAAGGCATCCCCCTTGTTGGGACGTGCAGcacagatg AGCCAAATATACtcaaaacaaatgacgtcccaacaccCCTCATTGATCTCTCTTCCGCCAATGCTTCCAACCATGTTTCTCAAATAGCTGATGCATCCAAGAATTGGGGCTTCTTTCAAGTAATCAACCATGGGGTGCCCTCGGAGTCTCGCCGGAAAATTGAGGATGCGGCTAGAAAATTCTTCGCTCTGCCATTGGAGGAGAAGAGGAAGGTGAGTAGAGATGAGGTGAATCCTTTGGGGTATTTTGATTCCGAGCTTACCAAGAACGTTAGGGACTGGAAGGAAGTCTTTGATTTCGTGGTATCAACCCCCACCGTGATCCCTGTTTCGCCTGATCCTGACGACAAGGAGCTCAAAGAGCTGACCAATCAGTGGCCTCAGTACCCTCCTGAATTAAG GGAGGTATGTGAAGAGTATGCTAGAGAAATGGAAAAATTAGCTTTCAAGCTGTTGGGACTCATCTCGTTGAGTTTAGGTTTGCCAGAAAACAGATTCAATCTTTTCTTTGAAGAATCAACGAACTTCATCCGCCTCAATCACTACCCACCTTGCCCCATCCCTCACCTAGCTCTGGGCGTTGGTCGCCACAAGGATGGCGGAGCCTTAACCATCCTTGCTCAGGATGATGTCGGAGGGTTGGAAGTAAAGCGAAAAACCGATGGAGAATGGATTCGAGTTAAGCCCACCCCAGATGCTTATATCATCAATGTTGGGGATATAATTCAG GTCTGGAGCAATGATACTTATGAAAGTGTGGAGCACAGGGTGATGGTGAATTCAGAGAGGGAAAGGTTTTCGATTCCGGTCTTTTTCAATCCCGGGCAGCATGTTTGGGTGAAGCCCTTGGAGGAGCTGACGAAAGGGGAAAAGCAAAATTACAGAGCATACAACTGGGGAAAGTTCTTTGCTGCGAGAAGGCGCAGTAATTTCAAGAAGCTTGACGTGGAAAACCTCCAAATTTCTCATTTCAAGGTATCAGAGTAA
- the LOC100248570 gene encoding jasmonate-induced oxygenase 2: MGEVDPAFVQDAQHRPKLAVIEAEGIPLIDLSSANASNHVSQIADACKNWGFFQVINHGVPSESRRKILDAARKFFALPAEEKRKVSRDEVNPMGYFDIEHTKNVRDWKEVFDFVVRTLAFGPASDDPDDKELIELTNRWPQYPPELREICEEYARETEKLAFKLMGLISLSLGLPENRFNLFFEESTSFVRLNHYPPCPVPHLALGVGRHKDPGALTILGQDDVGGLEVKRKTDGEWIRVKPTPDAYIINVGDIIQVWSNDTYESVEHRVILNSERERFSIPFFSNPAHHLWVQPLEELTKGGKPKYRAYNWGKFFATRKRSNLKKLDVENLQISHFKASE; encoded by the exons ATGGGAGAGGTCGATCCAGCCTTCGTCCAAGACGCCCAACATAGGCCTAAGCTCGCTGTTATCGAAGCTGAAGGCATCCCCCTCATTGATCTCTCTTCCGCCAATGCTTCCAATCATGTTTCTCAAATAGCTGATGCATGCAAGAACTGGGGCTTTTTTCAAGTCATCAACCATGGGGTGCCCTCGGAGTCTCGCCGGAAAATTTTGGATGCCGCGAGGAAGTTCTTCGCTCTGCCAGCGGAGGAGAAGAGGAAGGTGAGTAGAGATGAGGTGAATCCTATGGGGTACTTTGATATTGAGCATACCAAGAACGTTAGGGACTGGAAAGAAGTCTTTGATTTCGTGGTGAGAACCCTCGCCTTCGGCCCTGCTTCGGATGATCCTGACGACAAGGAGCTCATAGAGCTGACCAATCGGTGGCCTCAGTACCCTCCTGAATTAAG GGAGATCTGTGAAGAATATGCTAGAGAAACGGAAAAACTAGCTTTCAAGCTGATGGGACTCATCTCTCTGAGCTTAGGTTTGCCAGAAAACAGATTCAATCTTTTCTTTGAAGAATCAACGAGCTTCGTCCGCCTCAATCACTACCCACCTTGCCCTGTCCCTCACCTAGCTCTGGGCGTTGGTCGCCACAAGGATCCCGGAGCCTTAACCATCCTTGGCCAGGATGATGTCGGAGGGTTGGAAGTAAAGCGAAAAACCGATGGAGAATGGATTCGAGTGAAGCCCACCCCAGATGCTTATATCATCAATGTTGGGGATATAATTCAG GTTTGGAGCAACGACACTTATGAGAGTGTAGAGCACAGAGTGATACTGAATTCAGAGAGGGAAAGGTTCTCGATTCCGTTTTTTTCCAATCCCGCGCACCATCTTTGGGTGCAGCCGTTGGAGGAGCTGACGAAGGGGGGAAAACCAAAGTATAGAGCATACAACTGGGGAAAGTTCTTTGCTACGAGAAAGCGCAGTAATCTCAAGAAGCTTGATGTGGAAAACCTCCAAATTTCTCATTTCAAGGCATCGGAGTAA
- the LOC100243439 gene encoding methyl jasmonate esterase 1-like, with protein MASEGRQANPVKHYVLVHGSCHGAWSWYKIVALLKSSGHKVTALDLAASGINPKQVGDLRSISEYFQPLRDFMESLPADERVVLVGHSLGGLAISQAMEKFPEKVSVAVFVTASMPGPTLNISTLNQESLRRQGPLLDSQFTYDNGPNNPPTTFTFGPLFSSLNVYQLSPTEDLALGTMLMRPLRLFSEEDMSNDLMLSKKYASVKRVFIISEEDKLAKKDFQLWMIEENPPDAVKEIKGSDHMVMMSKPKELWVHLQAIAEKYS; from the exons ATGGCATCAGAGGGGAGACAGGCTAATCCCGTCAAGCACTATGTTCTAGTTCATGGGTCTTGCCATGGTGCCTGGTCTTGGTACAAGATTGTGGCACTACTAAAATCATCTGGCCACAAAGTCACTGCTCTGGACTTGGCTGCTTCTGGAATTAACCCAAAACAAGTGGGTGATCTGCGATCTATTTCTGAGTATTTCCAGCCACTGAGGGACTTCATGGAGTCGCTCCCTGCAGATGAGAGGGTGGTTCTCGTTGGACACAGCTTGGGTGGGTTGGCCATTTCTCAGGCCATGGAGAAGTTCCCAGAAAAGGTTTCTGTAGCTGTTTTTGTTACTGCCTCAATGCCTGGTCCCACTCTCAACATTTCCACACTCAATCAAGAG TCACTCAGGAGACAAGGTCCTCTACTAGACAGCCAGTTCACATATGATAATGGCCCCAACAATCCTCCCACCACTTTCACCTTTGGCCCCTTGTTCTCATCACTGAATGTGTATCAGTTGAGCCCAACTGAG GACTTGGCACTAGGGACTATGTTGATGAGACCCTTACGCTTGTTCAGTGAAGAAGACATGTCAAACGATCTCATGTTGTCGAAGAAATATGCCTCGGTTAAACGTGTCTTTATTATTTCTGAGGAAGACAAGCTGGCGAAAAAGGATTTTCAACTCTGGATGATCGAAGAAAACCCACCTGATGCTGTTAAAGAGATTAAAGGATCTGATCACATGGTCATGATGTCTAAGCCAAAAGAGCTTTGGGTTCACCTGCAGGCAATTGCTGAGAAGTATTCTTGA